Proteins from a genomic interval of Stenotrophomonas sp. WZN-1:
- a CDS encoding SulP family inorganic anion transporter, with the protein MQTSYPLRQQWLGNIRGDLLSGMVVALALIPEAIAFSLIAGVDPKVGLYAAFSIAVVTAIAGGRPGMISAATGAMALVMVDLVKDHGLQYLFAASILAGLLQVLAGVFKLGSLMRFVSRSVITGFVNALAILIFLAQMPELIGRGPTVYVLCAAALAIIYLLPRLTRAVPSPLVAIVVLTAVVIGFDVDVRSVGDMGQLPDSLPQFLIPDVPLTWETLRILLPVSATLAVVGLLESMMTLQIVEDITETPSERNRECVGQGVANTVTGFLGGMAGCAMIGQSVINVTSGGRGRLSCLVAGVLLLVLVVYGSDLVRQIPMAALVAVMIMVSIGTFSWRSLRDLRTHPRSSSAVMLLTVVVTVATHDLAKGVLSGVLLSALFFARKVGRMLDVQREDAGDTQAYRVRGQVFFASAGQLGAAFDYQHVAPKVQIDLRDAHLWDLTAVAALERAQEKLAAHGAEVTVVGLNAASRTLIEQVGGRGGGH; encoded by the coding sequence ATGCAAACGTCCTACCCCCTGCGCCAGCAATGGCTCGGCAACATCCGTGGTGATCTGTTGTCCGGCATGGTCGTCGCCCTGGCCCTGATTCCCGAGGCCATCGCCTTCTCGCTCATCGCCGGCGTCGACCCCAAGGTCGGCCTGTATGCCGCGTTCTCCATTGCGGTGGTCACCGCCATCGCCGGTGGCCGCCCCGGCATGATCTCCGCCGCCACCGGCGCGATGGCACTGGTGATGGTCGACCTGGTCAAGGACCACGGCCTTCAGTACCTGTTCGCCGCCAGCATCCTGGCTGGCCTGCTGCAGGTGCTGGCCGGCGTGTTCAAGCTTGGCTCGCTGATGCGCTTCGTTTCGCGCTCGGTCATCACCGGCTTCGTCAACGCGTTGGCGATCCTGATCTTCCTGGCGCAGATGCCGGAACTGATCGGCCGTGGTCCCACGGTCTACGTGCTGTGTGCCGCCGCCCTGGCGATCATCTACCTGCTGCCGCGCCTCACCCGTGCGGTGCCGTCACCGCTGGTGGCGATCGTGGTGCTTACAGCCGTGGTGATCGGTTTCGATGTGGACGTGCGCAGTGTTGGCGACATGGGCCAGCTGCCCGACAGCCTGCCGCAGTTCCTCATCCCCGATGTGCCGCTCACCTGGGAGACCCTGCGCATCCTGCTGCCGGTGTCGGCCACGCTGGCCGTGGTCGGCCTGCTCGAATCGATGATGACCCTGCAGATCGTCGAGGACATCACCGAAACGCCCAGCGAGCGCAACCGCGAATGCGTCGGCCAGGGCGTGGCCAACACGGTCACCGGTTTTCTCGGCGGCATGGCCGGCTGCGCGATGATTGGGCAGTCGGTCATCAACGTGACGTCCGGTGGCCGCGGCCGCCTGTCCTGCCTGGTGGCGGGCGTGCTGCTGCTGGTGCTGGTGGTGTACGGCAGCGACCTGGTGCGGCAGATCCCGATGGCCGCGCTGGTGGCGGTGATGATCATGGTCAGCATCGGCACGTTCAGCTGGCGCTCGCTGCGCGACCTGCGCACGCACCCGCGCAGCTCTTCGGCCGTGATGCTGCTGACCGTGGTGGTCACCGTGGCCACCCACGACCTGGCCAAGGGCGTGCTCAGTGGCGTGCTGCTGTCGGCGCTGTTCTTCGCGCGCAAGGTCGGCCGCATGTTGGATGTGCAGCGCGAAGATGCCGGAGACACGCAGGCCTACCGCGTACGTGGGCAGGTGTTCTTTGCCTCGGCCGGCCAGCTGGGCGCCGCGTTCGACTACCAGCATGTGGCACCAAAGGTGCAGATCGACCTGCGTGACGCCCACCTGTGGGACCTCACTGCGGTGGCCGCGCTGGAACGCGCTCAGGAAAAGCTGGCCGCGCATGGGGCGGAGGTGACGGTGGTGGGCCTGAATGCGGCCAGCCGTACGTTGATCGAACAGGTGGGTGGGCGCGGCGGCGGGCACTGA
- a CDS encoding lysozyme inhibitor LprI family protein, with translation MQAMDALGRNERVGVGRGCWKVLALCLALTACQAPSSQASTETAAPASIAAASPAAPSGPASADSPHYPDASYTEGRLRPAYGWCVDGVEDAGKLQACGKDELAYQEARLEAATSKALAGLDGAARTAFQATQASWRSDTDRYCRDVPNGTVQQLQGAQECRLYRVANRADQLLAQSAPPDTSYTQAALRPEYTRCVQDARGMDDQLEACDTAELAHHKALLEAQVARLMDGPDGPAKDRWMDEQANWVADTDKHCSQVTDSVGPALDAQSCLINRYANRAVELQKGVLAR, from the coding sequence ATGCAGGCAATGGACGCGCTTGGGCGCAACGAGCGGGTCGGCGTCGGCCGTGGGTGTTGGAAGGTGCTGGCCCTGTGCCTGGCGCTCACCGCATGCCAGGCGCCTTCTTCCCAGGCATCGACCGAAACGGCGGCCCCCGCGTCGATTGCTGCGGCATCGCCGGCAGCCCCTTCCGGCCCGGCATCGGCAGATTCCCCCCACTACCCGGATGCGTCCTATACCGAGGGTCGCCTGCGCCCCGCCTATGGCTGGTGTGTGGATGGGGTGGAAGATGCCGGCAAGCTCCAGGCCTGCGGCAAGGACGAACTCGCCTACCAGGAAGCGCGCCTCGAAGCGGCGACCAGCAAGGCGCTGGCCGGGCTCGACGGCGCTGCCCGGACGGCATTCCAGGCCACCCAGGCGAGCTGGCGCAGCGATACAGACCGTTATTGCCGCGATGTCCCCAACGGCACCGTGCAGCAGCTGCAGGGCGCGCAGGAATGCCGCCTGTACCGTGTTGCCAACCGTGCCGACCAGCTGCTGGCGCAGAGCGCGCCGCCGGATACCTCGTATACCCAGGCAGCGCTGCGTCCGGAATACACCCGTTGCGTGCAGGACGCCCGCGGCATGGACGACCAGCTGGAAGCCTGCGATACGGCCGAGCTCGCCCACCACAAGGCGCTGCTGGAAGCACAGGTCGCGCGACTGATGGATGGTCCCGACGGCCCGGCCAAGGACCGCTGGATGGACGAGCAGGCCAACTGGGTTGCAGACACGGACAAACACTGCAGCCAGGTCACTGACAGCGTGGGCCCGGCGTTGGATGCACAGTCGTGCCTCATCAATCGTTACGCCAACCGTGCGGTGGAACTGCAGAAGGGCGTGTTGGCGCGATGA
- a CDS encoding lysozyme inhibitor LprI family protein, translating into MQAMQGTNHLPAAPRETFGRAGAIALALALGLSLAACQAKSPEADTAVAPAAAAPDTASPPATAEPARAAPATTAADADDQDMPPQRPDDSYNKAALRPQYATCVKSSGGETPALQACGDDELAWQEQRLEQAFMRIVDGPDSKDKDRLMDEQAAYMSDTNRYCRWNPAEDGQGQMLDAQSCRINRTANRADVLQALTSK; encoded by the coding sequence ATGCAAGCAATGCAGGGAACAAACCACCTTCCAGCGGCCCCCCGCGAAACGTTCGGCAGGGCCGGGGCCATCGCGCTTGCGCTGGCCCTGGGCCTCAGCCTGGCAGCATGCCAGGCCAAGAGCCCGGAGGCGGATACGGCAGTTGCCCCCGCGGCCGCCGCGCCTGACACTGCATCGCCGCCCGCCACCGCAGAGCCTGCACGCGCCGCACCTGCCACGACAGCGGCCGATGCTGATGACCAGGACATGCCGCCGCAGCGCCCGGATGATTCCTACAACAAGGCCGCGCTGCGGCCGCAGTACGCCACATGCGTGAAATCCAGCGGCGGCGAGACACCGGCACTGCAGGCGTGTGGTGATGACGAACTTGCCTGGCAGGAGCAGCGGCTCGAGCAGGCGTTCATGCGGATCGTCGACGGTCCCGACAGCAAGGACAAGGACAGGCTGATGGACGAGCAGGCCGCCTACATGTCCGATACCAATCGCTACTGCAGATGGAACCCTGCCGAAGACGGGCAGGGGCAGATGCTGGACGCGCAGTCCTGCCGGATCAATCGCACGGCCAACCGTGCCGACGTGCTGCAGGCACTGACCTCAAAGTAA
- a CDS encoding peptidoglycan-binding protein has translation MDVVTQAKQAMDNWHRGQTSAHFETGGRGPGHVSTGRGDHGGVSYGSYQYATNVGGVDEYIAASRYGNRFNGLQAGTPAFTERWKEVADADPAGFARDQHDFIQHKYYDVQMGRLKDVGIDLSSRGAAVQDALWSTSVQYRGMTRSVFQKGLQQAYGEDFKLTELSDEQIVRAVQDYKHANVQVHFQSSPTLWDSLRDRALTEKTALVGLARYDQVNHNPDAYRGKDYQQVFGEPEPGQRGQRAAASAMADGVLAPGERGTEVQALQAKLIQAGHTGRNGQPLTADSHYGANTEHAVREFQQAHGLTVDGKAGRQTLQALDTAVREHTPAQPVAPATPAPALALAPATAREPDAAAAPGGQRIVVVEPFGNGSSNRTLRHGTSGEDAYRELKIHHPNTNAEAVRTGNAAKADRPSAMVEGELETVRTRGDRNGIPLVHKDLILSNPRGDREVMIPNPVAGYVQVNNDKWNSISIWSHPAGHPQRELVGQVLHGARGTTPYKTGDFVEYGAPLIRQSDAGTPGAVHAHIELEPDQYRRFLGDMLNDRITLGGKVHAQGPEAAQAARSAQQAPMADGVLKQGERGDEVKALQGKLAALGYAGADGKPLHADGVYGKDTFAAVKQFQANNGLDDDGKAGRKTLAQVDAPNAVKAGTAPAAPAQAEPAAPASMRDAGHADNARFGQALDRLQALEQQRAQAGLKPLFANPQEAERAAGQLAYESKVSGMRQIDHVVARPDGTGLFAVQGELGDPAAQRTFVDRHQAVSHSVEASSRQSEALDSQFNQRAQEQQQEQVRNRGL, from the coding sequence ATGGATGTTGTGACCCAGGCAAAGCAGGCAATGGACAACTGGCATCGCGGCCAGACGTCGGCGCATTTCGAAACCGGAGGTCGCGGCCCCGGCCACGTTTCCACCGGCAGGGGCGACCATGGCGGTGTGTCGTATGGCAGTTACCAGTACGCCACCAACGTTGGGGGCGTGGACGAATACATTGCCGCCTCGCGCTACGGCAATCGCTTCAACGGCCTGCAGGCAGGAACCCCGGCCTTCACCGAACGCTGGAAGGAAGTGGCGGACGCCGACCCGGCAGGGTTTGCCAGGGACCAGCACGACTTCATCCAGCACAAGTACTACGACGTGCAGATGGGCCGCCTGAAGGATGTGGGCATCGATCTCTCCAGCCGTGGTGCGGCCGTGCAGGATGCGCTGTGGAGTACCTCGGTGCAGTACCGCGGCATGACCCGGTCGGTGTTCCAGAAGGGCCTGCAGCAGGCCTATGGCGAAGACTTCAAGCTGACTGAACTGAGTGACGAGCAGATTGTCCGCGCGGTGCAGGACTACAAGCACGCCAATGTGCAGGTGCACTTCCAGAGCTCGCCCACCCTGTGGGATTCGCTGCGTGATCGTGCGCTCACCGAGAAGACCGCACTGGTCGGGCTGGCGCGCTACGACCAGGTCAACCACAACCCCGATGCTTACCGGGGCAAGGATTACCAGCAGGTGTTCGGTGAACCGGAGCCCGGCCAGCGTGGCCAGCGTGCGGCCGCATCGGCGATGGCCGACGGCGTGCTGGCACCCGGCGAGCGCGGTACCGAGGTCCAGGCCCTGCAGGCCAAACTGATCCAGGCCGGCCATACCGGCCGCAACGGGCAACCCCTGACGGCCGATAGCCACTACGGTGCCAATACCGAGCATGCGGTGCGCGAGTTCCAGCAGGCGCATGGGCTGACCGTCGATGGCAAGGCCGGCCGGCAGACCCTGCAGGCCCTGGATACGGCAGTGCGCGAGCACACGCCGGCGCAGCCTGTGGCACCGGCCACGCCTGCACCCGCACTCGCACTCGCACCCGCGACTGCGCGGGAACCCGATGCCGCCGCCGCGCCCGGTGGCCAGCGCATCGTCGTGGTCGAACCCTTTGGCAACGGCAGCAGCAACCGCACGCTTCGTCATGGCACCAGTGGCGAGGATGCCTATCGCGAACTGAAGATCCATCACCCCAACACCAATGCCGAAGCCGTGCGCACCGGCAATGCCGCCAAGGCTGACCGCCCGTCGGCCATGGTCGAGGGCGAGCTGGAAACGGTACGGACCCGCGGCGATCGCAACGGCATTCCGTTGGTGCACAAGGATCTGATCCTGAGCAATCCCCGCGGCGACCGTGAAGTGATGATTCCCAATCCCGTCGCGGGGTACGTGCAGGTCAACAACGACAAGTGGAACTCCATCAGCATCTGGAGCCATCCGGCCGGGCATCCGCAGCGTGAACTGGTCGGGCAGGTGCTGCACGGTGCGCGTGGAACCACCCCCTACAAGACCGGTGATTTCGTCGAGTACGGTGCGCCGTTGATCCGCCAGTCCGATGCCGGTACCCCGGGTGCCGTGCACGCGCATATCGAGCTCGAGCCCGATCAGTACCGCAGGTTCCTGGGTGACATGCTCAACGACCGCATCACCCTGGGCGGCAAGGTCCACGCGCAGGGCCCTGAAGCCGCGCAGGCCGCACGCAGCGCGCAGCAGGCGCCGATGGCCGATGGCGTGCTGAAGCAGGGCGAGCGGGGCGATGAGGTCAAGGCCTTGCAGGGCAAGCTGGCGGCGCTGGGCTATGCCGGGGCCGATGGCAAGCCGCTGCACGCCGATGGCGTGTATGGCAAGGACACCTTTGCGGCGGTCAAGCAGTTCCAGGCCAACAACGGCCTGGACGACGATGGCAAGGCAGGCCGCAAGACCCTGGCGCAGGTCGATGCCCCCAACGCGGTGAAGGCCGGTACCGCGCCGGCGGCACCGGCCCAGGCCGAACCTGCAGCGCCGGCCAGCATGCGCGACGCCGGGCATGCCGACAACGCGCGCTTCGGCCAGGCTTTGGACAGGCTGCAGGCGCTCGAACAGCAGCGCGCCCAGGCCGGCCTGAAGCCGCTGTTCGCCAACCCGCAGGAAGCCGAACGAGCGGCTGGCCAGCTGGCCTACGAAAGCAAGGTGTCCGGCATGCGCCAGATCGACCATGTCGTGGCCCGCCCCGACGGTACCGGCCTGTTCGCGGTGCAGGGCGAGCTGGGCGATCCGGCGGCGCAGCGGACCTTCGTCGACCGCCACCAGGCGGTATCGCACTCGGTCGAGGCCAGCAGCCGGCAGAGTGAAGCGCTGGACAGCCAGTTCAACCAGCGTGCGCAGGAACAGCAGCAGGAACAGGTGCGCAACCGCGGGTTGTAA
- the dusA gene encoding tRNA dihydrouridine(20/20a) synthase DusA produces MPVSTINTPMTSATARYADSLRLSVAPMMDWTDRHCRLFHRVLAPGVRLYTEMVHANAVIHGDRERLLGFDRSEHPLALQLGGSDPALLAQAARIAAEWGYDEVNLNCGCPSDRVQAGRFGACLMREPMLVAECVAAMVDAVEIPVTVKCRLGVDEDNDYDVFAAFVDRQVAAGAAMVVVHARNAWLKGLSPKENREVPPLKYDWAYRLKQERPSLPVVLNGGLASLEAVQAQAAHVDGVMLGRAAYHDPYLLHQLEALQTGAPLQARGDLLRALRPYVEARLGEGLALKHITRHLLGLFHGQPGGRAFRQVLSEGAHRPGADWSLVEKALAVTERDADRVAA; encoded by the coding sequence ATGCCAGTCTCCACGATCAACACCCCGATGACGTCCGCCACCGCCCGTTACGCCGATTCCCTGCGCCTGTCCGTCGCTCCGATGATGGACTGGACCGACCGCCATTGCCGCTTGTTCCATCGCGTGCTGGCGCCGGGTGTGCGCCTGTACACGGAAATGGTGCACGCCAACGCGGTCATCCACGGTGATCGCGAGCGCCTGCTCGGCTTCGACCGCAGCGAGCACCCGCTGGCGCTGCAGCTGGGTGGCAGCGATCCGGCACTGCTGGCGCAGGCTGCGCGCATCGCCGCCGAGTGGGGCTACGACGAGGTCAACCTCAACTGCGGCTGCCCGTCCGACCGCGTGCAGGCCGGGCGCTTCGGCGCCTGCCTGATGCGTGAGCCGATGCTGGTGGCCGAGTGCGTGGCGGCAATGGTCGATGCCGTCGAGATCCCGGTGACGGTGAAGTGCCGCCTGGGCGTGGACGAGGACAATGACTACGACGTGTTCGCCGCCTTCGTCGACCGCCAGGTCGCCGCAGGTGCCGCAATGGTGGTGGTGCACGCGCGCAACGCGTGGCTGAAGGGCCTGTCGCCGAAGGAGAACCGCGAGGTTCCGCCGCTGAAGTACGACTGGGCCTACCGCCTGAAGCAGGAGCGCCCGTCGCTGCCGGTGGTGCTCAATGGTGGCCTGGCCAGCCTTGAGGCGGTGCAGGCGCAGGCCGCGCACGTCGATGGCGTGATGCTGGGCCGTGCGGCCTACCACGACCCCTACCTGCTGCATCAGCTGGAGGCGTTGCAGACCGGCGCTCCGCTGCAGGCCCGCGGCGACCTGCTGCGCGCGCTGCGCCCCTACGTGGAAGCGCGCCTGGGCGAAGGCCTGGCGCTGAAGCACATCACCCGCCACCTGCTGGGCCTGTTCCATGGCCAGCCCGGTGGCCGCGCATTCCGCCAGGTGCTGAGCGAGGGCGCACACCGCCCGGGCGCCGATTGGAGCCTGGTCGAGAAGGCACTGGCCGTGACCGAACGCGACGCTGATCGCGTCGCAGCGTGA
- a CDS encoding response regulator transcription factor, with product MRILLVEDEAPLRETLAARLKREGFAVDAAQDGEEGLYMGREVPFDVGIIDLGLPKMSGMELIKALRDEGKKFPVLILTARSSWQDKVEGLKQGADDYLVKPFHVEELLARVNALLRRAAGWSKPTLECGPVALDLAAQTVSVAGSNVDLTSYEYKVLEYLMMHAGELVSKADLTEHIYQQDFDRDSNVLEVFIGRLRKKLDPDGELKPIETVRGRGYRFAIPRNEG from the coding sequence ATGCGTATCCTTCTGGTCGAAGACGAAGCCCCGCTGCGTGAGACCCTGGCAGCCCGGCTCAAGCGCGAAGGCTTTGCCGTCGATGCTGCGCAGGACGGCGAGGAAGGCCTCTACATGGGGCGCGAAGTTCCGTTCGATGTCGGCATCATCGACCTCGGCCTGCCCAAGATGTCGGGCATGGAGCTGATCAAGGCCCTGCGTGATGAAGGCAAGAAGTTCCCGGTGCTGATCCTGACCGCGCGTTCGAGCTGGCAGGACAAGGTCGAGGGCCTGAAGCAGGGTGCCGACGATTACCTGGTCAAGCCGTTCCACGTCGAAGAGCTGCTGGCCCGCGTCAACGCGCTGCTGCGCCGCGCCGCCGGCTGGAGCAAGCCGACCCTGGAATGCGGCCCGGTCGCCCTGGACCTCGCCGCCCAGACCGTCAGCGTGGCCGGCAGCAATGTCGACCTGACCAGCTACGAGTACAAGGTGCTGGAGTACCTGATGATGCATGCCGGTGAACTGGTCTCCAAGGCCGACCTCACCGAGCACATCTACCAGCAGGACTTCGACCGCGACTCGAACGTGCTGGAAGTGTTCATCGGCCGCCTGCGCAAGAAGCTGGACCCGGATGGCGAACTGAAGCCGATCGAGACCGTGCGCGGTCGCGGCTACCGTTTCGCGATCCCGCGCAACGAGGGCTGA
- a CDS encoding sensor histidine kinase, producing the protein MSGRLWFFRRWRPRSLQARQMLAASVGLVAFLALAGYALDAAFADTAKANLRERLKNYATSYAAGIDFTRDRSLYIREQPPDSRFDVPGSGLYLQVVMPHGKGNSMSAEGPMLPTVGGGLLAPRQEVFEGPLPMIQIDGSQGSVYRYGLGLVWGADADPATEFPYTIYVMEDSRALGAQLRVFRGRVWFYLGGIGLILLLLQTVILQWSLRPLRRVITELTKVQRGETERMSERHPRELEPLTDSINAFIESERENLERQRNTLADLAHSLKTPIAVLRTQMDSGAGDNALREELDVQLQRMNNLVSYQLARAASSGHKLFSAPLPIESNAEEIVRGLEKVYASKGVLCEFDIDPAARFHGEPGDLQELLGNLLENAFKWANRRVLLTAQPLPAPNARRAGLLLAVDDDGPGIAPDDIGKVLQRGVRGDERVQGHGIGLSIVQDLIKDYRGELTVGRSAELGGARFEVRLPPGP; encoded by the coding sequence ATGTCCGGCCGTCTGTGGTTCTTCCGACGCTGGCGGCCGCGCTCACTGCAGGCGCGCCAGATGCTCGCCGCGTCCGTGGGCCTGGTCGCGTTCCTGGCCCTGGCCGGTTACGCGCTCGACGCCGCCTTCGCCGATACGGCGAAGGCGAACCTGCGTGAGCGCCTGAAGAACTACGCCACGTCCTACGCGGCCGGCATCGACTTCACCCGCGACCGCTCGCTGTACATCCGCGAGCAGCCGCCGGATTCGCGCTTCGATGTGCCCGGCAGCGGCCTGTACCTGCAGGTGGTGATGCCGCACGGCAAGGGCAATTCGATGTCTGCCGAAGGCCCGATGCTGCCCACCGTGGGCGGCGGCCTGCTGGCACCGCGCCAGGAAGTGTTCGAAGGCCCGCTGCCGATGATCCAGATCGATGGCAGCCAGGGCTCGGTCTACCGCTATGGCCTGGGCCTGGTGTGGGGCGCCGACGCCGACCCTGCCACCGAGTTCCCGTACACCATCTATGTGATGGAAGACTCGCGCGCGCTGGGTGCACAGCTGCGCGTATTCCGTGGCCGCGTCTGGTTCTACCTGGGCGGCATCGGCCTGATCCTGCTGCTGCTGCAGACCGTCATCCTGCAGTGGAGCCTGCGCCCGCTGCGCCGCGTGATCACCGAGCTGACCAAGGTGCAGCGCGGCGAGACCGAGCGCATGAGCGAGCGCCACCCGCGCGAGCTGGAACCGCTGACCGACAGCATCAACGCCTTCATCGAAAGCGAGCGCGAGAACCTCGAGCGCCAGCGCAACACCCTGGCCGACCTGGCGCATAGCCTGAAGACGCCGATCGCGGTGCTGCGCACGCAGATGGACAGCGGCGCCGGCGACAACGCGCTGCGCGAGGAACTGGACGTGCAGCTGCAGCGCATGAACAACCTGGTCTCGTACCAGCTGGCACGCGCGGCCTCGTCCGGCCACAAACTGTTCTCCGCGCCGCTGCCGATCGAGTCCAATGCCGAGGAAATCGTGCGTGGCCTGGAAAAGGTCTACGCCTCCAAGGGCGTGCTGTGCGAATTCGACATCGACCCGGCGGCGCGCTTCCACGGCGAACCGGGCGACCTGCAGGAACTGCTCGGCAACCTGCTGGAGAACGCCTTCAAGTGGGCCAACCGCCGCGTGCTGCTGACCGCGCAGCCGCTGCCGGCCCCGAACGCGCGCCGCGCCGGCCTGCTGCTGGCGGTCGACGACGATGGCCCGGGCATTGCCCCGGACGACATCGGCAAGGTGCTGCAGCGCGGCGTGCGTGGCGACGAGCGCGTGCAGGGCCACGGCATCGGCCTGTCGATCGTGCAGGACCTGATCAAGGATTACCGCGGCGAACTGACTGTGGGCCGTTCGGCCGAACTGGGCGGCGCCCGCTTCGAAGTGCGCCTGCCGCCGGGGCCGTAA
- a CDS encoding M90 family metallopeptidase, protein MAQLPAGNVPLIKSLLQWLRPAPRPIDDALWEDACRRAAWLHGLDDERRARLRVLATRFLHEKTITPIGELQLQAGDGVLLAALCCLPLLAFGEVGLEGWSQLIVYPDAFRVHRSHMDAAGVLHEWDDELIGESWDSGPLILSWADVQADLAAPHEGYCVAVHEMVHKLDALDGAMDGTPPLPREWQREWAGIFQRAYDAFCAQVDAGEETLIDPYAAEAPEEFFAVSSEYHFSAPDMLQQALPEVAAQLRRFYGEPPKIALR, encoded by the coding sequence GTGGCACAGCTACCTGCCGGGAATGTTCCGCTGATCAAGTCGTTGCTGCAGTGGCTGCGGCCCGCGCCGCGGCCGATCGACGATGCACTTTGGGAAGACGCCTGCCGCCGCGCGGCCTGGCTGCATGGCCTGGACGACGAACGCCGCGCACGCCTGCGCGTACTGGCCACGCGCTTCCTGCACGAGAAGACCATCACCCCGATCGGCGAGCTGCAGCTGCAGGCCGGCGACGGCGTGCTGCTGGCCGCGCTGTGCTGCCTGCCGCTGCTGGCGTTCGGCGAGGTGGGGCTGGAAGGCTGGTCGCAGCTGATCGTCTACCCCGATGCGTTCCGCGTGCACCGCAGCCACATGGATGCGGCCGGCGTGCTGCACGAGTGGGATGACGAGCTGATCGGCGAGTCGTGGGACAGCGGTCCGTTGATCCTGTCCTGGGCCGATGTGCAGGCCGACCTGGCCGCCCCCCACGAGGGTTACTGCGTGGCGGTGCACGAGATGGTGCACAAGCTGGATGCGCTGGATGGCGCGATGGACGGCACCCCGCCGCTGCCGCGCGAATGGCAGCGCGAATGGGCGGGCATTTTCCAGCGCGCCTACGATGCCTTCTGTGCGCAGGTGGATGCGGGCGAAGAGACGCTGATCGATCCGTATGCGGCCGAGGCGCCGGAAGAGTTCTTCGCGGTGTCCAGCGAGTACCACTTCTCGGCGCCGGATATGCTGCAGCAGGCGTTGCCGGAGGTGGCCGCGCAGCTGCGACGGTTCTACGGCGAGCCGCCGAAGATCGCATTGCGGTAG
- the birA gene encoding bifunctional biotin--[acetyl-CoA-carboxylase] ligase/biotin operon repressor BirA, protein MDDRQLLAKLAAGRLSGDALARELGQTRAAIWKRIQGLRAAGVDVEGRAGEGYGLTRPVDLLDPDAIRAGLPAGVLPLLHDLQVAWTVDSTNAELLRCSAPQRGVSVLLAERQTGGRGRRGRTWASPLAAHIYLSVLRLYSGGLGRLAGLSLVAGIAVAEALHDLGYTQAQLKWPNDLIVDGKRKLVGLLAEGGGEYAGPARAVIGIGINTHMPPSFAEQITQPWVDLDTLAGKPVDRNVVVAAVLTRLLPALEEFDREGLAPFLPRYAAFDMLAGREVRVELDGQWQHGTALGLADDGALRVRIDGQERLLHAGEVSVRAA, encoded by the coding sequence GTGGACGATCGCCAATTGCTGGCCAAACTCGCTGCCGGTCGCCTGTCCGGCGACGCCCTGGCCCGTGAGCTGGGCCAGACCCGGGCGGCGATTTGGAAGCGTATTCAAGGGCTTAGGGCCGCCGGTGTGGACGTCGAGGGCCGCGCCGGCGAAGGCTATGGCCTGACCCGCCCGGTCGATCTGCTGGACCCGGACGCGATCCGCGCCGGCCTGCCGGCCGGGGTTCTGCCGCTGCTGCACGACCTGCAGGTGGCCTGGACGGTGGATTCGACCAACGCCGAATTGCTGCGGTGCAGCGCGCCCCAGCGCGGGGTCAGCGTCCTGCTGGCCGAACGCCAGACCGGTGGCCGTGGCCGTCGTGGCCGTACCTGGGCCTCGCCGCTGGCCGCGCATATCTACCTGTCGGTGCTGCGCCTGTACTCCGGTGGCCTCGGCCGCCTGGCCGGGCTGAGCCTGGTGGCCGGCATCGCCGTGGCCGAGGCGCTGCACGACCTGGGCTACACCCAGGCGCAGCTGAAGTGGCCGAACGACCTGATTGTCGATGGCAAGCGCAAGCTGGTCGGCCTGCTCGCAGAAGGCGGTGGCGAATACGCCGGCCCGGCGCGCGCGGTGATCGGCATCGGCATCAACACGCACATGCCGCCGTCGTTCGCCGAGCAGATCACCCAGCCGTGGGTGGACCTGGACACGCTGGCCGGCAAGCCCGTGGACCGCAACGTGGTCGTTGCGGCCGTGCTGACGCGGCTGCTGCCGGCGCTGGAAGAATTCGATCGCGAAGGCCTCGCTCCATTCCTGCCGCGCTACGCCGCCTTCGACATGCTGGCCGGCCGCGAAGTACGCGTGGAACTGGACGGGCAGTGGCAGCACGGAACCGCGCTTGGCCTGGCCGATGACGGCGCATTGCGCGTGCGCATCGATGGCCAGGAACGCCTGCTGCACGCCGGCGAAGTCAGCGTGAGGGCAGCATGA